TGAAGGTGAGCGTGGACTCGGAGGTCCACGTCAAGGTGCCCTGCACGCTCGGAGCGAAGGTGACGGACGTGTCCTGCGTCACCACATGGTCCGCGGGCCGCACGTTCCGGGGGAACTCGATGACGACCCGGTCCGGCAGCGTGTCACCGGTGGACACGGCGCGGATGACGGGCGTCAGCGTCTCCGGCGGAACGGGCTTGGGCGCCTGCGCGGCGGCGGTGGTGCCCGAATCCGGCGCCGCGGCGGGCGTCTGGGTGACGGGCGGTGGCGGCTGCGTTGCGGGCGTCTCCGAGGACGCCTCTTCCTTCTTGCAGCCTGCGAGCGTGGTGCCCACCAACAAGGCCGCGAGGAGCCACCCGGAGCGTTTCGCCCAGGGAGGCCGCTGCGTGACGACGGACTGCGAACCCATGATTCCTCCAGAAGATGTCGCGTGTTCTTCACACGGCGTGCCGGGCGAAGGCACCCCGTGGAAGAGAGGGCTGTGGTCAGGCGCCCACGGCCGAGACGCGTCCCCCGCGCGTCAGCGGACCCGCAGGGTGTCCGCGAGGCCACACCCGGCGTGGCTTCCCGGCGCCTGCGAAGGCTTCGAGGCCTCCAGGCTAGCGGACTCCGCGCCGCCAAGGGACATCCATTCCGATAAGGTGCGCTCCGCATGGTGCTGCCCGTCCGATTCGTCCTCATGCGCCCGCGCAACGCGGAAAACCTCGGTGCCGCGGCCCGGGCCCTGAAGAACTGCGGCCTGTCCGATTGGGTCTGGGTCCGCCCGGAGGTCGAGGACCTGGAGCCGGCGCGCAGGCTCGCCGTCCACGCCCAAGACGTGCTGGAGGCGGCGCGGCGCGCGGATTCCCTGGAAGAGGCGGTGTCCGACTGCGTCTGGGTGGTGGGGACCAGCTCCCGCAAGGTCGACGGCAAGCGCCGGCTCCCCCCGCGCGCGGTGGGCGAGGAGCTGGTGGCCCGGGCGCCCCAGGGGCCGGTGGCGCTCGTCTTCGGCGACGAGCGCAGCGGCCTGACCAACGCGGAGGTGGAGCGCGTCCATGACTTGTCGGCCGTGCCGACCGCGCCCGAGCAGCCCTCCATCAATCTGGCACAGGCCGTCTTGCTGTATGCCTACGAGGTCCGCGTGGCGATGCTCGAGGCCGCCGCCACGCCCGCGGGGCCCCTGCCCGCCGCGGCCACGGACGCGGAGCTGGCGCAGGTGGAAGCCACGCTGGAGAACGTCCTCACCGCCGGCGGCTTCCTGGTGGATGCCCAGCCGGGCCGCACGGCGGTGAGGGACTTGTTCGCGCCGCTGCGCCGCTCACGGCTGACACGGAAGGAAGCGCGGCTGTGGCTGGCCGCGCTGCACAGCGTGCGCAAGCGGTGGCCCGCCGGTTAGACGGTGCGCGGCTTGCGCGGCACGTTCGTGCTCGAACCCGTCCCGATTCCGCCCGGCCCCGAAGGCGGCGGCCCCTTGTGACGCCGCGCCAGGCGCGTGGCGCTCCAGGCGAAGGCGGCGGCGGCCACCACGAGTAGCAGCACCCAGACCCAGGTCGAGGGCGCGGCCATGGGCTCACGGCCGATGGGCGCGGTGACGGGTGAATCGCCTCGGGTCTGTGCGAGCACGAGCGCGGGGACCAGCAGCGACAGATAGGGAATCCGGGTGAGCATGAGCGGCCTCCTTGCAGGGTGTGATTCCTGGAAGGGTGGCCACCCGCCCCCGCCGGTGCTCGCCCTCCTGGAGGGCCGCGCGGCGAGGGCGGACAGAGAGCGGGCGTCCAGCCAGGCCCTCCCCCATGGGCCTGCCCGCGCACACTTCCCCTGCCGTCCCCGGGCGGGCCGGGTACAGTGCCGCGCCCATGTCCCGCAAGCCCGACAAGTCGAAGCCGCAGCAGCACAAACGCTGGGAGGGCAAGGAGAAGCCGGACTGGCTGGCCCGCGCGCTGGCCCGCGCCGGCATCTTCCCGCAGGACGAGGCCGACGACGCCATCCGCGCCGGCCGCGTCAGCATCAATGGCCGCGTGGCGAAGATGGCGCTCGCCCCCGTGCCCCCGGGCGCCACCGTGAAGGTGGACGGCCTCGTCGTCTCGCTGGACGCGCCGGCCACGCGCGTGCTGGCCTTCCACAAGCCCGCGGGCCTCTTGTCCTCCACGGAGCGGCAGCACCGCACCGGCACCGTGTTCGAGGCCCTGCTGCCGCAGTTGCCCCCGGAGCTGGCGCGCTACACGTGGCACGCCGTGGGGCGCCTGGACGTGGACTCCACCGGCCTGCTCCTCTTCACCAACGACGACAAGCTGGTGGCGCACGCGACGTCCCCGGACACGCGGCTGCCCAAGCGCTACGTGGCCACCGTCTTCAGCATCGCGGACGACGAGAAGGTGGAGCCCCTGCGCCGGGGCATGACGCTGGATGACGGCCCCGCCCGCCCCGCCAAGGTCCAGGTCCGCGACGAGCACACCGTGGAGGTGACGCTCACCGAGGGCCGGCACCACCAGGTCAAGCGGATGCTCGGCGCGGTGGGGCTGCCCGTGCGCGCGCTGCACCGCGAGGCCGTGGGCGGCGTGTCGCTGGACGGCATCCCCGAGGGCACCTACCGGCTGCTCACGGACGACGAGGTCCACGAAGGGCTGCGCTACGAAGGGCGCGCGCCCTCGGCCCCTTAACTGGTTGCATTGACTTCAAAGCACCGGCGGGGTCGCGTACCTTCGCCCCCATGGCGGACTTCGACCTGGTGGTGATTGGCTCCGGCCCGGCCGGTGAATGGGGCGCGGTGCAGGCGGCCCTGGCGGGCAAACGCGTGGCGGTGGTGGAGCGGGAGCCGGTGCTGGGAGGCACCGCGGCGAACACGGGCACCCTGCCCTCCAAGACGCTCCGGGAGACGGCGCTGCACCTGTCCGGCTTCCGGGCCCGGGGCCTCTACAGCGTGGAGACGACGCTGCGTCACGAGGCCACCGTGTCCGACTTCCTCTTCCGCGAGCGGCGGGTGAAGGACATCGAGCGCGAGCGCATCGCCCGCAACCTCCAGCGCCACAAGGTGGAAATCCTCCAGGGCACCGGGGCGCTGGCGGACGCGAACACCGTCGTCGTGCGCCGCCAGGACGCGCCGGAGCGGCGATTCACCGGCGACACCCTGCTGGTGGCCACGGGCTCGTCTCCGTACCGGCCCCCGCTCTACCCCTTCGAGGACCCGCGCATCCACGACTCGGACGAGGTGCTGGAGCTGGAGCGGCTGCCGCGCTCGCTGGTGGTGGTGGGCGCGGGCGTCATCGGCTGTGAGTACGCGTGCATGTTCGCCGCCATGGGCATCCCCGTGACGCTGGTGGAGGCGCGCGCGGAGCTGCTGTCCTTCCTCGACGACGAGTTCTCCGCGCTGCTGGGCCAGCGCATGGAGGCGCTCGGCATCCAGCTCCGCTTCGGCCAGGTGGTGGAGAAGGTGGACGTGCCCCAGGACGCGGACACCCCCATCCGGATGGTGCTGTCCTCGGGGACGCTGCTGGAGACGGACCAGGTGCTGGTGGCCTCCGGCCGCACGGCCAACACGGCCGGCCTGGGGCTGGAGGCCCTGGGCGTGAAGGTGGGCCCGCGCGGCCAGGTGGAGGTGGGCCCCACGTTCCAGACGGCCGTGCCCCACATCTACGCGGTGGGGGACGTCATCGGCTTCCCCGCGCTGGCCTCCACCTCCATGGACCAGGCGCGCATCGCGGTGGAGCACGCCTTCAGCCTGGGCGGCGGACGCACCATGGCCCCGGTGCTGCCCTACGGCATCTACACCATCCCCGAGGTGTCCATGGCGGGTGAGACGGAGGAGGCCCTGCGCAAGCTGAACGTGCCCTACGTGGCCGGCCGCGCGCCCTTCGCCACCAACCCGCGGGGGCAGATTCTGGGTGACACGCACGGCCTGCTGAAGCTGCTCTTCCACCGGGAGAGCCTCAAGCTCCTGGGCGTGCACGTCATGGGCCCCCAGGCCTCCGAGCTGGTCCACGTGGGCCTGATGGCGCTGATGACCGGGGCCACCGCGCGGCTCTTCGTGGAGACGTGCTTCAACTACCCCACGCTGTCGGAGGCCTACAAGGCGGCGACCTTCGACGCCCTGGACCAGCTCAGCGGCTGCCTTTGAGGCTGCCCACCGTGAGGCCGGTGGCGAAGGGCGCCTCCTGATGCAGGTCATCCGCCGAGGCCCGCGCCAGCCGCGGCGCCTCGGGGGTGGACTCCGGCGCGGCCGCGGGGATGGCCGCGCCCCGGCCGCCGGCCCCGCCGAGCAGCTCCTGGATGCGCTGCCAGCGCGCCTTCTCCTCCACCATCAGCCGGGAGAGCTCGGCGCGGGCGGACGCGTCCGCCAACTGGGAGGCGGCCTCCGTCACCCGGTCCAGGAACGGCATCAGGTAACCGAAGTCCCTGTCGAAGGCGCTGGTGTTGGTGTTCTTCGCCACGTCCGTCCTCCTCGCTGTCCTGGCGCGGGCACGCTAGCCCAACTCCCGCGCCCTGGGGGCATCCTCAGCCGTGGTACACGCGCGAGGCGACAATCCGCCCGTCGCGCACCTCGAAGACCTCCGCCACCGGCATGGGGGCCTCCCCCGGCGCATGGCGCAGGTACTCCATGAAGACCCGGGCGTCATCCGCCGTGAGCGCCACCAGCTCATATCGCAGCCCCGGCAGCCGGGCGTTGGCCGCCTTCCACCACGCGGACAGGGCCTGCCGGCCCACCAAACGTCCGCCTGTCTCCGGATGCAGCACCCGGATTTTAGGTGACGTATGCGTGGCGTCTTCGGCATAGAGCGCCACCAGCGCGTCCACGTCGTAGGCGTTGAAGGCGTCCAACCAGGCCTGGGCCAAGGAGAAGTTTTCGCTCGCGCTCATCGTTAATACCCCCAACTGAAACGGCATAGAGTAGGTGGAAGTGGGCTCAGGTGAGTCTCACTCCATGCGGATTTGGCTGGAAACTACGTCCTGTGGGAAGTAGAGGCCCCGCCTGCTCTGTTCCGTCAGGCACTTTCAAGAAAAGAAGGACCGGATCGTGGCCGCCAACGCACCCATCGAGAAGATTCGAAACATCGGTATCTCCGCCCACATCGACTCGGGCAAGACGACGCTCTCTGAGCGCATCCTGTTCTACACGGGTCGTATTCACGAGATCCACGAGGTCCGCGGCAAGGACGGCGTGGGCGCGATCATGGACTCGATGGACCTGGAGCGTGAGAAGGGCATCACCATCCAGTCCGCCGCCACGTTCGCGATGTGGGGCGACTACAACATCAACCTCATCGACACGCCGGGACACGTGGACTTCACCATCGAGGTGGAGCGCTCGCTCCGCGTGCTCGACGGCGCCATCCTGGTCCTCTGCTCGGTGTCTGGCGTGCAGTCGCAGTCCATCACGGTGGACCGCCAGATGAAGCGCTACCGCGTTCCGCGCATCGCGTTCGTCAACAAGATGGACCGCGCTGGCGCGAACTATGACCGCGTGGCCGCTCAGCTGAAGGAGAAGCTGAACCACCACCCCGTCAAGCTCCAGATGCCCATTGGCGCGGAGGACCGCTTCAAGGGCCTGATCGACCTCATCCAGATGAAGGCGTTCTACTTCGATGGTGAGAACGGCGAGACCATCCGCGAAGAGGAGATTCCCGCGGAGATGCTCGAGGAGGCCAAGGAGCGCCGCCAGCAGATGATTGAGGGCGTGGCCGAGGTCGACGACCAGCTCGGCGAGCTGTTCCTGTCCGACGTGGCCATCCCGAACGACGCGCTCGTCGCCGCCATCCGCCGGGCCACCATCGGCCTGAAGATGACGCCGGTCATGTGCGGCTCCGCCTACAAGAACAAGGGCGTGCAGCTGGCCCTGAACGCCGTGTGTTCGTACCTCCCGAACCCCAAGGAGGCGCAGAACGAGGCGCTGGACCAGAAGAACAACGAGGCGAAGGTCATCCTCGAGTCCGACCCGGAGAAGCCCTTCGTCGGTCTGGCGTTCAAGCTGGAAGACGGCCGCTACGGGCAGCTCACGTACATGCGCATCTACCAGGGCCGGGTTTCGAAGGGTGACTTCATCGTCAACCAGTCGAACCAGAAGAAGGTCAAGGTTCCGCGCATCGTCCGCATGCACTCCAGCCAGATGAACGACATCAACGACGCCACCGCCGGTGACATCGTTGCGCTGTTCGGCATCGAGTGCGCGTCCGGTGACACGTTCACCGACGGCGCCGTCAGCTACACGATGACGTCCATGCACGTGCCGGACGCCGTGATTTCGCTCGCCGTGGCCCCCAAGGACCGCTCCGCGCTGGCCAACTTCTCCAAGGCGCTCAACCGGTTCACCAAGGAAGACCCCACCTTCCGCGTGCACCGCGATGAGGAGTCCGGGCAGACCATCATCCGCGGCATGGGTGAGCTCCACCTGGAGATCTACATCGAGCGCATGAAGCGCGAGTACAACTGCGAGGTCCAGGCCGGTAAGCCGCAGGTGGCGTACCGCGAGACCATCAGCCAGAAGGGCGAGTTCGCGTACACGCACAAGAAGCAGACGGGTGGCTCCGGCCAGTTCGCCCGCGTGTGCGGCTACCTCGAGCCGCTGCCCTCGGACGCCGTGCAGCAGTACGAGTTCGTGGACGACATCGTGGGCGGTTCCATCCCCCGCGAGTTCATCCCGGCCTGCGACAAGGGCTTCACCGAGGCCGTGAAGAAGGGCAGCCTCATCGGCTTCCCCGTCGTGGGCGTGCGCGTGGTCATCAACGACGGCGCCTTCCACGCGGTCGACTCGTCCGAAATGGCGTTCAAGACGGCCGCCATCATGGGCTTCCGTGAG
This genomic window from Myxococcus hansupus contains:
- a CDS encoding RNA methyltransferase, coding for MVLPVRFVLMRPRNAENLGAAARALKNCGLSDWVWVRPEVEDLEPARRLAVHAQDVLEAARRADSLEEAVSDCVWVVGTSSRKVDGKRRLPPRAVGEELVARAPQGPVALVFGDERSGLTNAEVERVHDLSAVPTAPEQPSINLAQAVLLYAYEVRVAMLEAAATPAGPLPAAATDAELAQVEATLENVLTAGGFLVDAQPGRTAVRDLFAPLRRSRLTRKEARLWLAALHSVRKRWPAG
- a CDS encoding pseudouridine synthase, whose amino-acid sequence is MSRKPDKSKPQQHKRWEGKEKPDWLARALARAGIFPQDEADDAIRAGRVSINGRVAKMALAPVPPGATVKVDGLVVSLDAPATRVLAFHKPAGLLSSTERQHRTGTVFEALLPQLPPELARYTWHAVGRLDVDSTGLLLFTNDDKLVAHATSPDTRLPKRYVATVFSIADDEKVEPLRRGMTLDDGPARPAKVQVRDEHTVEVTLTEGRHHQVKRMLGAVGLPVRALHREAVGGVSLDGIPEGTYRLLTDDEVHEGLRYEGRAPSAP
- the sthA gene encoding Si-specific NAD(P)(+) transhydrogenase, which translates into the protein MADFDLVVIGSGPAGEWGAVQAALAGKRVAVVEREPVLGGTAANTGTLPSKTLRETALHLSGFRARGLYSVETTLRHEATVSDFLFRERRVKDIERERIARNLQRHKVEILQGTGALADANTVVVRRQDAPERRFTGDTLLVATGSSPYRPPLYPFEDPRIHDSDEVLELERLPRSLVVVGAGVIGCEYACMFAAMGIPVTLVEARAELLSFLDDEFSALLGQRMEALGIQLRFGQVVEKVDVPQDADTPIRMVLSSGTLLETDQVLVASGRTANTAGLGLEALGVKVGPRGQVEVGPTFQTAVPHIYAVGDVIGFPALASTSMDQARIAVEHAFSLGGGRTMAPVLPYGIYTIPEVSMAGETEEALRKLNVPYVAGRAPFATNPRGQILGDTHGLLKLLFHRESLKLLGVHVMGPQASELVHVGLMALMTGATARLFVETCFNYPTLSEAYKAATFDALDQLSGCL
- a CDS encoding nuclear transport factor 2 family protein, which translates into the protein MSASENFSLAQAWLDAFNAYDVDALVALYAEDATHTSPKIRVLHPETGGRLVGRQALSAWWKAANARLPGLRYELVALTADDARVFMEYLRHAPGEAPMPVAEVFEVRDGRIVASRVYHG
- the fusA gene encoding elongation factor G, translated to MAANAPIEKIRNIGISAHIDSGKTTLSERILFYTGRIHEIHEVRGKDGVGAIMDSMDLEREKGITIQSAATFAMWGDYNINLIDTPGHVDFTIEVERSLRVLDGAILVLCSVSGVQSQSITVDRQMKRYRVPRIAFVNKMDRAGANYDRVAAQLKEKLNHHPVKLQMPIGAEDRFKGLIDLIQMKAFYFDGENGETIREEEIPAEMLEEAKERRQQMIEGVAEVDDQLGELFLSDVAIPNDALVAAIRRATIGLKMTPVMCGSAYKNKGVQLALNAVCSYLPNPKEAQNEALDQKNNEAKVILESDPEKPFVGLAFKLEDGRYGQLTYMRIYQGRVSKGDFIVNQSNQKKVKVPRIVRMHSSQMNDINDATAGDIVALFGIECASGDTFTDGAVSYTMTSMHVPDAVISLAVAPKDRSALANFSKALNRFTKEDPTFRVHRDEESGQTIIRGMGELHLEIYIERMKREYNCEVQAGKPQVAYRETISQKGEFAYTHKKQTGGSGQFARVCGYLEPLPSDAVQQYEFVDDIVGGSIPREFIPACDKGFTEAVKKGSLIGFPVVGVRVVINDGAFHAVDSSEMAFKTAAIMGFREGYAAAKPIILEPMMKVEVQAPEDFQGSVVGQLNQRRGTILSTETAEGYVTAVAEVPLNTMFGYSTDLRSATQGKGEYTMEFARYTPVPRNESEALMAAYKEKQAAEQAARK